TGAAGCTTGAAAAACTGAGAGCCAAAGATAACTAAGATTATATGACGATATACTCTACTTGTTAAAGCCCTTCTGAACCTATATTGATTGCGTCTGATATAGATATCTGAGGATCTGCGTATCCTGGTGGTCCCTTAGCTCAGGGGAAATGCTAGTCATATATCTGCACCGCTGAGCACTTTACCTTCCCTATTCTTAATAATCTCTAAACTAAGTTAGTGGATAATTTGTTTCGCGGTAGTCCTACGTCATATTTTCCGCGGCACACGGCCGAGCTGGAGGCGATAGCAATGGCATTGCGATGCATGCCCGATGATCTGCAACGTCGGGACCTTACTATACTATTGAGTAGCCAGTCTTCACTCAGAGCAATCACGCGACCGCGACAGCAGTCCGGCCAGGTCACCGTTCGTCAGATCTATGAGCACGTCAAGCGACTGGGAAATGGAAATAACAGGGTCAAGATGATGTGGATACCATCCCAAGACGACGGCCTCACCATGGGGGCATATGTGAGTGCAGACGCGCACCAGAGACGATAGAATATTTCCTGTTCCGATACACAAGATAGGAGACGGAGCGTGAAGTTATGCGACAGGGTAGGGTAAGGCATAATAGGaaacttttctttctttctgGGTGGCAAGTCGGCTGCAGATGGACCTAAATGGGCACCCAACCTAGAGGCGGTGCGAGCGACAGTTAAGTTTGCGATGGCAAGGGGAAGACTAAGTTAAGAAGGGAAGACAGAACATATTAAATATTAACACCAGTTAACATCACAGTTGGCTACTAGCATTGAATAGCCTCAAGTTGACAGATCATGCTTtggctgctgaagatgggATGATGAATacttgaagaagtcggcATTCAAGCAGGCATGTCAAACAGAGTCAAGCAAGGCTAGAACGGAAAAGACTTAGCACGAGAAGTAGGGTACCTACTGGCCCTATGAGATTCGTTCTCCCGGGCGTAATAAactctatctatctatctaaCTGCGACATGATGCTTCTTAAGCATTAATGTGGCTTGAATTGGTGGCTTGGATAACCCTCGCCAGCTTAATAGTAAAACCTCAACCCATTGGTATACTTGTTACAAAGACGGAAACATCCTCCTTTGAAGCTGGGGTACATGTTAGCATAACTCCATACAAGGAACAACTGTTACTTACATATGTCCCATCGATATCGCCGAGATTACCAAGGCCCAAATTCTGAGCATTGATGGTTAGCTCATGCTTCAGGATCTCGGCAGCCTTGATAACTCCATCAGTCCCATAGACAAGAGAGTACATGAATGAACGGCCGACACCGACTGCTCTGACACCCAACACGAGTAGCTTGAGGACGTCGCCCGCGGACCGAACACCGCCGTCGGCATAGACCTCGATCTGCTGAAAGACCCCAGGTGCTTCCTGGAATCTGTTTTAATTTGTTAGAAGATGCTCCATGTTCAAATAAGCTGGATTAACTAGGACATACATCTCAAGCGCTGTCTCGAAGCCAGAGGGTGCTCCGTCGAGCTGACGCCCACCGTGATTTGACAGGTAAATAGCATCAACGCCGTGTTCAATAGCTTTCTTGGCATCATCAGCGGTAGTGATGCCCTTCAAGAGAATAGGCAGGTCTGTTATGCTCTTGAGTTTGTCGTAGTAATCCCAGGTGATGCACGTAGCAGCAGAATCAGTTGAACCACCCCCCAGCGGGCAGCCCTCCATCGgtcaccatcaccagccGAATCAATAGTAAAGGCAATCGCTTTGGCGCCGTACTTTTCGACGCTATCGAGATAGCCTTTGAGCTTGGCACCGTCCCAGCCCTTGTTGTAGAACTGCTGGAAGTAGACTTGGCCATCGGCTGCTGCGTCGGCAATCTCCTCCTGGCTCTTGGAGGCGCTCATAGAGGCGATATAGAGAATATTCTGGTTAGAGGCACCCTTGATGAGGTTTAACTCGCCGTCTTCGTGTAGGTATCCGCCTCCACCGCAAGAGGTGATGAAAAACGGCAGGGAAAAGTTGTAACCCAACATGTGTGTCGTAAAGGTCTCGTTGACTGACAGGATGTCAACCATGGTGCGAGGGCGGAATCTGTACGCTTGGAATGCCTCCTGGTTCATGCGTTACGACCCTTCAGTACCAGCGCCACCGGACAGAGCAGCATAGAGGCTCGAGTTGAGCACATTCTGAGCAGCCCATTCAAAGTCGTTGAGGCAGCAGATGTCGTCAAGAGGAGGCAGTGAGCCCTTTTCGATGCCGATCACTGCGTATCGAGCATCGGCTCCGTGTCTGGGGCATATAACCAGGGGCGGGCGGCCAAGACAATGCCCGAGAAAAAAAGCAACAAGATGAAATACATTGAATCAGAAGAAAGACAGTATTGGATGGGAGAGTATGAATCTGCTTGGTCTTTGTTGAGACTACCTAAGAGCAAGAAGGGAGCAAGGGCGATTTATAGCCTACGCCACTGTAGGTAGGTTTACGTTAATACTTCAACTTTTCATAATTCTTAAGAGAGCTGCAAAGATTCGCAAGTTGCTGTTCTGACTTACAACCATTTCTGTTCTACACGTAAGCTGGAACCAGGGGTGGTTTGGCGATGTTCGCCGGGCTTGGCACTCGAAGTCCGTAGGACTCCGTAAGCGCTATCACGATGGTAACCTCAAAGAGAATATTCAAACCTCCTTTTCACGACTTCTTACGTAGAACATGACGCGGCAAGGAGCCAGAGTCAATCTCGTATTCCTGAAGCAATTACAACGTGATGACAATCTGACGGCTTGCGGTCAATACGTGGAAATCCAATCTTGCGACAAGCCTCAGCCACCGGAAATGGAGTCTTTCATTCAGTTAACAGGGAAAGTGACAACTCTATCATTCGAAAGACTCCGATGCATTTCGGACACTGAGGTATCAGGAAATGCGGGTGGTAACGGGCTGGTTCTTGAAAATGACATACGGGGGAACACTTCCGTTGACGGCTGATTTAGTGTCAtaccatccacaacccctCTCGCCACCACCCCTCTTTCGCCAGGCAAAATCAAAAAAGCTCTACCAaaactcatcaacttcacttacacGGAATTTGACCAATTTGACGGAAATGCGTAAAATCATTCATTTAATGAGTCATAAGTAGATTTATCTATTGTACTCTGGTTTTTTTCACCATCCGCTGCGACCGCCTGGTTGGTTGGTGGGGTATGTTTTCCTCTCTGACTTCGATGACAGAACCAGCCTCCGATTCTGACTCTTGCTCGCTTGAAAAGACAAATTCCACCCCGACAGGCGTATAACGAGTCGCCCCTTCTGGTATGGGCTCCTTACCAGCTAGAGTCTCTCCAAGAGTCATAAAACGTTTGTTAGGATTCGGCaccgccttcctcttcttccctcttttcagccaagccaattcttcctctaggCTGGCAATCCTCTGCGTATGCGCCGCTACTGTCTGCTGGTGAGCTtcaaagcccttggctaTCACGTTTTACCGTCTCCGCGTCTTTGATGTTTTGTTCAAGCCAATATCACGAATTTGACGGCTCGTCTGTGGCGTATCGTCCGAGCCAAGATATGGCCTGGGTTCAGGAGTCACTCTTGGGCTGCCGTTTGGCTTATCTTATTGGATTTCAGGGTGCTGTAATGCTTTTGCACGTGAAATGGGCCAGTTTCTAGTGACCCTCCAGCTAGACAGTATATTCTTCTTAGTCATTCTAATTCAGCAAGCCTTAGCGTAGGCCCTAATAAAATTAACCTTGTCTATTGGAGTGGAATCAATTAATAAAGCGAACTTTTCTAACTCTTATCGATATATAACCTTTAATGCGTTAAATACTCCATTATCCAGTGGCTGGAGtccatgagagcagtgtgctggtagatagcagcaagaaacgttgttcaaaaagcaCGTGGCgatccattcatccttccaCCACTCAGCACTGATCGTGAGATGGGGGAAATGGAGGACATACTGTTGCATGGCTTCCGTGACCATCTAAAATGATCAGTCTAGCGTCTGACTCGTCTGCAGGTGTTGTCTGGGGCAGATAAActctttcaagccattcaatgcCTATGTGGTCATTAGTCCACCAGTTGGGCGAAGTTATGTAATACCAGTCTGctatctgcttgaactcCTCAAGAAACCACTGTTTCTGGAGTTGTTTCCCTTTGAATATTATGCCAGGAGTCAAAGCGCGGCCGTCAGCAGTGATAGCTTCGATGAATGAAGTCCAATTCCGAGTTTGTGGTCCCTTGAGAAAGGCCTTGCGTTTCGGGTCTGCGCTTCCAACAACCAGGCTATCTAGACCTGAACCCAGAGGGTTAGTCGGCCAAAATTCAAGAATTGACGAGGAATAGATGTGAATGCTTGCCGAAACCAGTCATAATACCCCCctcatcaacgttgacggtgttttcaggcttgatccaACCATATTGGCCCTCCCtgatatcaaagtaccaatgaACCGCTCTAGGTGCCTCATCATGAATGAAGAAATAATGAGAGCCTGAGGTGTCGATGGGGATGTGGATTGTGAGTGTACCGCGCTTGTGTTCCCAAGCTTGATTACCTAGTTACGTCCTAAGTCGGGATGTTCGccctgctgtctcagcaggcCCATGACGCAAGCGCGGATCTGACTGTGGGAcggagcatagcccaaggACTCCTGACGGAGAATCCAGAGAGCCAGCCTATCCTCTTGGCTTTTGGACAAGCGTCGATGAGGGTGGATCTGCTCTTTCACGGCCCCGCGGCCGTTAAGTCTGTCTATTAGAGTGCTCCGAGGTACTCCCCGTCTATGAGCGGCTTGAGGGGGCGAAAAGCCATTATCAGTAACATCCAATATAGCCTCTGCCATGTCTTCCTCGGTATATTTCCATCGAAGTCTCGATATAGGCATTTTTTTTGTCGTTGTCGCAGAAAAATGCCAAAAAACATAGAAAAGAGCGGTGAGGAAATTGATGATTGAATTAACACTATTTCCATAGCACGGTATGCATACATCGCATACCCCGCACAGCCTTAGAGGGCTACAATCGTTAACTCCAATCATTTCTATAATCAGCAAAGGCATTGTCCTCCAAGTAGCTATTTATTTTGGCCAATATTtgtgtaagtgaagttgatgagttttggtgaagctttttttattttgctTGCCGAAAGAGGGGTTATGccgaaagaggggttgtggatggtaTGCTTTCCGAGTGAAGTGTATGATCGCCGTCTTTTCTGCCTCGAAGGTCGCGCCACTTCTCCTTTCCCAGTCCAGTGCCTTCTTAATAATCTCTTTGATCCCATCACGGTTGCTCTCTGCCGTTGGACCTGTCACCCACGCCGTGAAATCGTCCACAAACGCTATCGCTCCCCCGTAGCAATCGATGCGCCGCTGTACAAGGTCTGCattgaagaaaagaaacagaatCGGAGACAGAGGTGAGCCTTGTGGCAGCCCAGCTTGTGGTAGACTTCGCATCTCGGATGTCTGTCCGTTGATCTGAATAGTCGCTGTGCGATGCGAGCAAAAGACTTCGATCCAGCGAAGCAGATCTTCCGGTATACCCCTTGCTCTCAGTCTTTGGATAAGTCTCTCCTTGCACACTCCGTTATAGGCTCCTTTAATGTCAAAGCTCACCAGGCTAAGGATCCACCGTCCCCGTCAGGCGGCGTAGATCTGCTCTTGCAGCAGCATCAGGGCCTGCTCAGCGGAACGCTGCTTGCGAGCTCCAAAGTGGTTTGTTGGCAGTAATCCCGTGTGTCTCAACAGCGTGCGAGATCCGTTCTGCGACAACTGCCTCTAATACTTTGCCTAGGATAGATAGGAGCGATATGGGCCTCCACGCCTTTGCGATCGAATAGTTTTCTTTATTTGGCTTCTTCTGTGGAATAATCTTAGCATGTCTCCATTGTTTCGGCAGCACTCCTTCTTCTAGCGATGCACGAAACAGCGAGAAGACTCGGTGCTTAACAGAGGGCCAGATCTCTTTCCAGACTGCTGCGGGGTAGTCCGTCCTCGCCAGGTGCTTTCCACGCCTTTGCCGAGAAGAGCTGTCGCTCTACCTCCTCCATAGTAACGTCTGGCATGACGATGGCGGCTCCGCGCTGAGGTCGTTTCCCTTCCTCTTCGATATGTTCCGGCAGTGGAGGGAAAAAGTTGGCTAACATCTCCTCGGCCTGTTCGATGTTGTTGGTCGTCCGTGTGCCGTTGGCCCTTGTAGGTTGGGGCACTTTGCCGAATGCTTTGTCATCTCCAGACTTGAGGTACTTTGCTGCCTTCCAGATGTTGTCGTTGTCAGCTAGAAACTCATTCCAGTGCGTCTTTTTCTGCTGTCTGATAGCACCATGATACTGTTTTGCTGCTCCCCTGGCCGTCTCCCCAAGCTCCTGACATGCCGATCCTGCTCGCCTCAATGCTCTGGTGCGATTCCTCCAGTGTGTATATATCTGCCGGAGTTGCGTGAGGTCTGAGGTCCACCAGCGTTTTGCGTAGGGTGACGGCTTAGCTCTGGGTGTCAGAGCGCGAACCGCCTCTAGCACCACTGCCATAAGCCTGTCAGTTTTCTGCTGTACGGTACCTTCCTCCAGCGTGGACCCTAATGCTGCGGCAATTCGAACGTTGATTTCCATCCATGGTGCGTTCTTGAGTAAGAGCcgttcttgagcttggggCAACGGGACGGAGACGTCGAACTCCGTCTCAATAGCACGATGATCGGACCCGTGCTCTGTACCGTGTATCATACACTTGACAGTCGAAGACGCTAGGTCCGCGGAAGCGAAGACCAGGTCGACTGTCGTCTCAAAATCTCCACCGCTTCCACGTCTTCGTTCTCTCGGGAGCAGGCTCATAAGCTCAAACTCAGTCATAAGGCTGATGATCTGATCCGCTTCGCCTTGCCTCGTCAAGGATATCTCATCTCCTCCCCATAATTGGTCGTGTCGGTTGAAGTCTCCAACAATTACCACATCCACCAGTCTACCGGCTTGTCCTCTTACGTCTGAGATGACCTGACGCAGACCGTTGCAGGTGTCTTGTAAAGCTTAGGCGTCTCCTCCTGGCACATAAACCGAAACAACCAGAACCAGCCGCTCAGGGAGTCGCAAGATGGCTGCCGTCATATCCGCTGTCTCGATCGGTATCTGCTCTGCCTCCACATCCTTGTTTACCTACAACATGCTTCGGATCGGCCACCTGCCCTCTCTCTAAACCGTGGGGACTATCTTCACCCATCTGGGGTATCCCATAGGGACCGTTAGTAGCTTGCTGTCCTTTTGGTCTGCCTGGGGCTCTTAGATCGCTATTGCTGCATAATCTTAAAGTTACTTATCGTTCATGAGGCTCTCATGTACCATATCCTGCTTTCTCACATTCAGTTGAATTACCTGCAACAACTTACTTATGCCATCTAGGGTAAAGTTTCAGGCAATTTCTACTAAATGACTCATGCGAACCGCTGCAGAGGGCGCACCTGGGTATCTGTGCCTGGCACTTACTGTGATGGTGGCCTTCGGCGGCGCACCTTGCATATACTCGATTCTTACTGCATGAGAATGCCTTGTGACTGAGCTTTTGGCAGTTATAGCATTGTTCTGGTCCAGTGGTCTGCTCAAATATACTCATATATGCCGATTCACCTGCGATGAGAAAGTAGTGTTCCTGCGGTAATTGGTCCGAACAGTTGTTCACCAAGTCGATCTCTCCAAAATTGCACACTTTGTATCAGGCGACTTGGAAGAAATAACGGACATGTTGCATCACGTTATAGTCCGGCGACATCGAATTAATCTGACGGCAGAAAATTACGCTTCAAAGATTTCCATCTCGCATCAACCTTTTCTTGCACCTCGCTCAATTCGTCAATCACAATGAGATCTATTATCTACATTCTTTTATCAGTAAGGGTGGCCTTGGCGACCAAGCTCTTGGCCCAAAAGCCACAGATGGGTGAGTGCTATCGACAATATGCCGCTGCAAATACTTGTGCTGACCTAGGAAAGGCTGGAATTCGTGAAATAGCTTCAAACTCAACGTGAGCGACGAGCTGATTAGGTCAACCACTAATGCCNNNNNNNNNNNNNNNNNNNNNNNNNNNNNNNNNNNNNNNNNNNNNNNNNNNNNNNNNNNNNNNNNNNNNNNNNNNNNNNNNNNNNNNNNNNNNNNNNNNNNNNNNNNNNNNNNNNNNNNNNNNNNNNNNNNNNNNNNNNNNNNNNNNNNNNNNNNNNNNNNNNNNNNNNNNNNNNNNNNNNNNNNNNNNNNNNNNNNNNNNNNNNNNNNNNNNNNNNNNNNNNNNNNNNNNNNNNNNNNNNNNNNNNNNNNNNNNNNNNNNNNNNNNNNNNNNNNNNNNNNNNNNNNNNNNNNNNNNNNNNNNNNNNNNNNNNNNNNNNNNNNNNNNNNNNNNNNNNNNNNNNNNNNNNNNNNNNNNNNNNNNNNNNNNNNNNNNNNNNNNNNNNNNNNNNNNNNNNNNNNNNNNNNNNNNNNNNNNNNNNNNNNNNNNNNNNNNNNNNNNNNNNNNNNNNNNNNNNNNNNNNNNNNNNNNNNNNNNNNNNNNNNNNNNNNNNNNNNNNNNNNNNNNNNNNNNNNNNNNNNNNNNNNNNNNNNNNNNNNNNNNNNNNNNNNNNNNNNNNNNNNNNNNNNNNNNNNNNNNNNNNNNNNNNNNNNNNNNNNNNNNNNNNNNNNNNNNNNNNNNNNNNNNNNNNNNNNNNNNNNNNNNNNNNNNNNNNNNNNNNNNNNNNNNNNNNNNNNNNNNNNNNNNNNNNNNNNNNNNNNNNNNNNNNNNNNNNNNNNNNNNNNNNNNNNNNNNNNNNNNNNNNNNNNNNNNNNNNNNNNNNNNNNNNNNNNNNNNNNNNNNNNNNNNNNNNNNNNNNNNNNNNNNNNNNNNNNNNNNNNNNNNNNNNNNNNNNNNNNNNNNNNNNNNNNNNNNNNNNNNNNNNNNNNNNNNNNNNNNNNNNNNNNNNNNNNNNNNNNNNNNNNNNNNNNNNNNNNNNNNNNNNNNNNNNNNNNNNNNNNNNNNNNNNNNNNNNNNNNNNNNNNNNNNNNNNNNNNNNNNNNNNNNNNNNNNNNNNNNNNNNNNNNNNNNNNNNNNNNNNNNNNNNNNNNNNNNNNNNNNNNNNNNNNNNNNNNNNNNNNNNNNNNNNNNNNNNNNNNNNNNNNNNNNNNNNNNNNNNNNNNNNNNNNNNNNNNNNNNNNNNNNNNNNNNNNNNNNNNNNNNNNNNNNNNNNNNNNNNNNNNNNNNNNNNNNNNNNNNTCAAATAGACCATTTCAAGCTAATTAAAGGTTTCCCAGACTTAATAGCTATTTTCTGGAATTACTTATGGAGTTTTAAAATGTAATGATGGaaatgaggttgatggtCGTGATGCTCCACCTAGAAGTCTTGGCTCACATTTAATTCAATTAGGTATAGCGCGGGATCGGCCTGGAAGTCTTGGCTCACA
This genomic interval from Fusarium oxysporum f. sp. lycopersici 4287 chromosome 3, whole genome shotgun sequence contains the following:
- a CDS encoding hypothetical protein (At least one base has a quality score < 10) encodes the protein MVDILSVNETFTTHMLGYNFSLPFFITSCGGGGYLHEDGELNLIKGASNQNILYIASMSASKSQEEIADAAADGQVYFQQFYNKGWDGAKLKGYLDSVEKYGAKAIAFTIDSAGDGDRWRAARWGVSITDLPILLKGITTADDAKKAIEHGVDAIYLSNHGGRQLDGAPSGFETALEIFQEAPGVFQQIEVYADGGVRSAGDVLKLLVLGVRAVGVGRSFMYSLVYGTDGVIKAAEILKHELTINAQNLGLGNLGDIDGTYLQRRMFPSL